The Urbifossiella limnaea genome has a window encoding:
- a CDS encoding platelet-activating factor acetylhydrolase IB subunit, producing the protein MTRRFCAPLFVLTVASFAAFGQDAPNPATKAVSKPDKGWQGRHESFVKRAAKGDVDVLFLGDSITQGWEGGGKAAWKETFEPMKAANFGIGGDRTEHVLWRITEGKELEGINPKVAVLMIGTNNSGSNSPDQIAEGVTAIVKELRKQRPETKVLLLGVFPRAGKSTKESKSVPAMDLQPKIKQINDRIAKLDDGKAVKYLDIGAKFLEKDGSLSREVMPDYLHLSGKGYAIWADAIKGPVADLMKR; encoded by the coding sequence ATGACCCGACGGTTCTGCGCCCCGCTGTTCGTCCTGACGGTGGCGTCCTTCGCCGCGTTCGGCCAGGACGCCCCCAACCCCGCCACCAAGGCCGTGTCGAAGCCCGACAAGGGCTGGCAGGGGCGGCACGAGTCGTTCGTCAAGCGCGCCGCCAAGGGCGACGTGGACGTGCTCTTCCTTGGCGACTCCATCACGCAGGGCTGGGAGGGCGGCGGCAAGGCGGCGTGGAAGGAGACGTTCGAGCCGATGAAGGCGGCCAACTTCGGCATCGGCGGCGACCGCACCGAGCACGTCCTCTGGCGGATCACCGAGGGGAAGGAGTTGGAGGGGATCAACCCGAAGGTGGCCGTGCTGATGATCGGCACCAACAACAGCGGGTCGAACTCGCCCGACCAGATCGCCGAGGGCGTGACCGCGATCGTCAAGGAACTCCGTAAGCAGCGGCCGGAGACGAAGGTGCTGCTGCTCGGCGTCTTCCCCCGCGCCGGCAAGTCGACGAAGGAATCCAAGTCGGTGCCGGCGATGGACCTGCAGCCGAAGATCAAGCAGATCAACGACCGCATCGCCAAGCTGGACGACGGCAAGGCGGTGAAGTACCTGGACATCGGCGCCAAGTTCCTGGAGAAGGACGGCAGCCTGAGCCGCGAGGTGATGCCGGACTACCTGCACCTGTCGGGCAAGGGTTACGCCATCTGGGCGGACGCGATCAAGGGGCCGGTGGCGGACCTGATGAAGCGGTAA
- a CDS encoding multiheme c-type cytochrome, giving the protein MTTQAERMGRAVGVLALVFGVVVGLAAGGFSAGAAQPAGARKTIPPAPPAESEVAWIGASECKTCHSEETPEKVELYQETKGFTFVRLWENKVWQAHDLHAEAYKNLLTDRNKGKSKAEANRTATIMEDNLRRAYGKDDYTVTGDTRCLACHATSKFPVTPARVAKWAPSSFVTTEGVGCEMCHGHGSAYRSPHRDPVLIDGNPDPDESTKYVPWRDADPARKAAWGLANLRDPAVAAARCASCHVGNLAEGRFVAHEFYAAGHPPLPPLDLLAYTREQPRHWGLASEMPFITALAKRDAAKVWNTFHYKAGESAVARRFAESTVATLRANLDLTAQLAADAEKTGGGLDFSAFDCYACHHDLKYPSDRQARGYVGPPGRPLFRPAPFALARVIADHAAGVQGGEALAGRGAALLEVEKELAKAFGAKTFGDPALIQKAVANGTKLSDETLAAVRKLTYDAAARDKLLDAVVAAAGRPVADPEVAQLYAWAYETLALDGAGPPPSPKDAPQSPPPAVAALHAKLAGIVVTRLRPGAKFTYEVTPTTTHPSPTLQSVDIRLQERMKTFNAFEAGRFGAAFADLRPKK; this is encoded by the coding sequence ATGACCACGCAGGCGGAACGGATGGGGCGGGCGGTCGGGGTTCTGGCCCTGGTGTTCGGGGTGGTCGTCGGCCTCGCGGCCGGCGGCTTCTCCGCGGGCGCCGCACAGCCGGCCGGCGCGCGAAAGACGATCCCGCCCGCTCCGCCGGCGGAGAGCGAAGTCGCTTGGATCGGCGCGTCCGAGTGCAAGACGTGCCACAGCGAGGAGACCCCGGAGAAGGTCGAGTTGTACCAGGAGACGAAGGGCTTCACCTTCGTCCGCCTCTGGGAAAACAAGGTGTGGCAGGCCCACGACCTGCACGCCGAAGCGTACAAGAACCTCCTCACGGACCGCAACAAGGGGAAGTCGAAGGCCGAGGCCAACCGCACCGCCACCATCATGGAAGACAACCTCCGCCGGGCCTACGGCAAGGACGACTACACGGTCACCGGCGACACTCGCTGCCTGGCGTGCCACGCGACCTCGAAGTTCCCGGTCACCCCGGCGCGGGTAGCGAAGTGGGCGCCCTCGTCGTTCGTCACGACCGAGGGCGTCGGATGCGAGATGTGCCACGGCCACGGCAGCGCGTACCGCTCCCCGCACCGCGACCCGGTGCTGATCGACGGCAACCCGGACCCGGACGAGTCCACGAAGTACGTCCCCTGGCGCGACGCCGACCCGGCCCGCAAAGCGGCCTGGGGGCTGGCGAACCTCCGCGACCCGGCCGTCGCCGCGGCCCGGTGCGCGTCGTGCCACGTCGGCAACCTCGCGGAGGGCCGGTTCGTCGCCCACGAGTTCTACGCCGCCGGTCACCCGCCGCTGCCGCCGCTCGACCTGCTCGCGTACACCCGAGAGCAGCCGCGTCACTGGGGGCTCGCGTCCGAGATGCCGTTCATCACGGCACTGGCGAAGCGCGACGCGGCCAAGGTCTGGAACACGTTCCACTACAAGGCCGGCGAGTCGGCCGTGGCCCGGCGGTTCGCCGAGTCCACGGTCGCCACCCTGCGGGCAAACCTCGACCTGACGGCGCAGCTCGCCGCCGACGCCGAGAAGACCGGCGGCGGCCTCGACTTCTCGGCGTTCGACTGCTACGCCTGCCACCACGACCTCAAGTACCCGAGCGACCGCCAGGCCCGCGGCTACGTCGGCCCGCCGGGTCGGCCGCTGTTCCGCCCGGCGCCCTTCGCACTGGCCCGGGTGATCGCCGACCACGCTGCCGGCGTCCAGGGGGGTGAAGCTCTGGCCGGCCGCGGCGCCGCGCTGCTGGAGGTCGAGAAGGAGCTGGCGAAGGCGTTCGGTGCGAAGACGTTCGGCGACCCGGCGCTGATCCAGAAGGCCGTCGCCAACGGCACGAAGCTGTCGGACGAAACACTCGCCGCGGTGCGGAAGCTGACCTACGACGCGGCGGCGCGCGACAAGCTGCTCGACGCCGTGGTCGCCGCCGCGGGCCGGCCCGTGGCCGACCCCGAGGTGGCGCAGCTGTACGCCTGGGCCTACGAGACGCTGGCACTGGACGGGGCCGGCCCGCCACCGTCGCCGAAGGACGCCCCACAGTCGCCCCCCCCGGCGGTGGCCGCCCTGCACGCCAAGCTCGCCGGCATCGTGGTGACGCGGCTCCGGCCAGGTGCGAAGTTCACCTACGAGGTGACGCCGACGACGACGCACCCGAGCCCGACCCTGCAATCCGTCGACATCCGGTTGCAGGAGCGGATGAAGACGTTCAACGCCTTCGAGGCCGGCCGCTTCGGGGCCGCGTTCGCGGACCTACGGCCGAAGAAGTGA
- a CDS encoding multiheme c-type cytochrome — protein sequence MRTAVCLLAGAGLAAGALFGPTPPAPAAEQAAPAPAPTAGGLGCAAASCHGGGRAGERFSEHSTWAADLTRVPPVPHDPHANAYRVLFNADSVRIARLLGCGPAHTNPTCLKCHAVPGAEAGAVAEGVGCAGCHGPEEKWLTVHYLPEWKALSNREKAATGFVPTKNVVARASACVGCHVGDATRDVDHDLIAAGHPRLNFEMARFQSSPMYRKHWTDPAADTGFEVKAWAVGQVASLRAAADLLRARADRAGPWPEFAGQSCYACHQSVADRDPKGGASPTRALGWPAWEAWYTAAAGPAFDLTPGYRAGIEKELTALQAVMNRPNPPRAAAKEKAAALVAALDRWLAATRDADDAGRLVVPTGTARRVAAELAQASASAADWDSLAQQYLGCAAVYHSAGGRAANPAWEAPLVQIRDGLRFPPATSGRWDSPRGFDATRLTQVQANFGRLLGGDR from the coding sequence GTGCGAACCGCGGTTTGCCTCCTCGCCGGCGCCGGCCTCGCCGCCGGCGCGTTGTTCGGCCCCACACCGCCAGCCCCGGCGGCGGAACAAGCGGCCCCCGCACCTGCTCCCACCGCGGGCGGGCTTGGTTGCGCCGCGGCGTCGTGCCACGGCGGCGGCCGGGCCGGCGAGCGGTTCAGCGAGCACTCCACTTGGGCCGCCGACCTCACCCGCGTGCCGCCGGTCCCCCACGACCCGCACGCCAACGCCTACCGCGTCCTGTTCAACGCCGACTCCGTTCGCATCGCCAGGCTCCTCGGCTGCGGCCCCGCCCACACCAACCCCACCTGCTTGAAGTGCCACGCCGTCCCCGGCGCGGAAGCGGGCGCCGTCGCGGAGGGTGTCGGTTGCGCGGGGTGCCACGGCCCTGAGGAGAAGTGGTTGACCGTTCACTACCTCCCGGAGTGGAAGGCGCTGAGCAACCGCGAAAAGGCCGCCACCGGGTTCGTGCCGACCAAGAACGTCGTCGCCCGCGCCTCGGCCTGCGTCGGCTGTCACGTCGGCGACGCCACCCGCGACGTGGACCACGACCTGATCGCCGCCGGCCACCCGCGGCTGAACTTCGAGATGGCACGCTTCCAGAGCAGCCCGATGTACCGGAAGCACTGGACCGACCCCGCCGCGGACACCGGCTTCGAGGTCAAGGCGTGGGCCGTCGGGCAGGTCGCCAGCCTCCGCGCTGCGGCCGACCTGCTGCGGGCACGCGCCGACCGCGCCGGCCCCTGGCCCGAGTTCGCGGGGCAGAGCTGCTACGCCTGCCACCAGTCGGTCGCCGACCGCGACCCGAAGGGCGGCGCGTCGCCGACCCGCGCCCTCGGCTGGCCGGCGTGGGAGGCGTGGTACACCGCCGCCGCCGGCCCCGCCTTTGATCTCACCCCCGGCTACCGCGCCGGCATCGAGAAGGAACTGACGGCGCTGCAAGCCGTGATGAACCGCCCGAACCCGCCGCGCGCCGCGGCGAAGGAGAAGGCCGCCGCGCTGGTCGCCGCCCTCGACCGCTGGCTCGCCGCCACGCGGGACGCCGACGACGCCGGCCGGCTAGTAGTTCCCACCGGCACCGCACGGCGAGTCGCCGCGGAGCTGGCACAGGCGTCGGCGTCGGCCGCGGACTGGGATTCGCTGGCGCAGCAATACCTGGGGTGTGCCGCCGTCTACCACTCCGCCGGCGGCCGCGCCGCGAACCCGGCCTGGGAGGCGCCGCTGGTGCAGATTCGAGACGGGCTGCGGTTCCCGCCGGCAACAAGTGGGCGGTGGGACAGCCCGCGCGGGTTCGACGCCACTAGACTGACGCAGGTGCAGGCGAATTTCGGCCGGCTGCTCGGGGGGGACCGATGA
- a CDS encoding multiheme c-type cytochrome, whose protein sequence is MTRTGSVLAVFAPAVLVTAACWATVRPAAGVQGTATTRPEDKAVPAVVGRAVGQGGCSSVGCHGAPGSDVFRTGPTPTSWASSALVWAAADPHRRAYVVLDGELATKMMIALTGEASPGVPKVKATAEARCLACHTNPTLATNNDPHAVSLRAEGVSCEACHGNASGWLQSHTGFTAPTRPAGYDAGGMSKLYELGERALACVGCHVGAPAGNGLPLRDMNHDMIAAGHPRLNFDFATYQFILPKHWYERDRSKPESRPDPDFETRAWLIGRVAHAEAACKLTADRAKRADPWPEFAEYSCVACHHRIGDSGAAYPAPNGRPLGSVPWQPIWPVDRMVPSLSSVRTAMRGPRPNAGAEAAATRAAAELAALRASGTAFAREWFTKALPAGEWDRDLTEQVYHGAAAFERSKATRDPAAFAAAAKLLTLPRGTVRFDLPPGAADAVRALVR, encoded by the coding sequence ATGACGCGTACCGGCTCCGTTCTCGCCGTGTTCGCACCGGCCGTGCTGGTCACGGCCGCGTGCTGGGCGACCGTCCGCCCCGCAGCCGGCGTCCAAGGAACTGCGACCACACGCCCCGAAGACAAGGCGGTTCCCGCGGTCGTCGGCCGCGCCGTCGGTCAGGGTGGGTGCTCGTCCGTCGGCTGTCACGGTGCCCCCGGTAGCGACGTGTTCCGCACCGGCCCCACGCCGACGAGTTGGGCCTCGTCGGCGCTCGTGTGGGCCGCCGCCGACCCGCACCGCCGGGCCTACGTGGTGCTGGACGGCGAACTGGCGACGAAGATGATGATCGCCCTGACCGGCGAGGCGTCGCCCGGCGTGCCGAAGGTGAAGGCGACGGCCGAGGCCCGCTGCCTGGCCTGCCACACCAACCCGACCCTCGCAACGAACAACGACCCCCACGCCGTTTCGCTCCGCGCCGAGGGGGTGAGCTGCGAGGCCTGCCACGGCAACGCCAGCGGCTGGCTCCAGTCGCACACCGGCTTCACGGCACCGACTCGCCCCGCCGGGTACGACGCGGGCGGGATGTCGAAGCTGTACGAGCTCGGCGAGCGTGCCCTGGCGTGCGTCGGGTGTCACGTCGGCGCCCCGGCGGGGAACGGGCTGCCGCTGCGTGACATGAACCACGACATGATCGCGGCCGGTCACCCGCGATTGAACTTCGACTTCGCCACGTACCAGTTCATCCTGCCGAAGCACTGGTACGAGCGCGACCGGAGTAAGCCGGAGAGTCGCCCCGACCCCGATTTTGAGACGCGGGCCTGGCTGATCGGGCGGGTTGCGCACGCGGAGGCGGCGTGCAAACTGACCGCCGACCGGGCGAAGCGTGCGGACCCGTGGCCGGAGTTCGCCGAGTACAGTTGCGTCGCGTGCCACCACCGCATCGGCGACTCTGGCGCCGCGTACCCAGCGCCGAATGGTCGGCCGCTCGGCTCGGTGCCGTGGCAGCCGATCTGGCCGGTCGATCGGATGGTGCCGTCACTGTCGAGCGTTCGCACAGCAATGCGCGGCCCGCGACCGAATGCCGGCGCGGAAGCGGCTGCGACGAGGGCGGCGGCAGAACTGGCGGCGCTGCGTGCTTCCGGGACGGCATTCGCCCGCGAGTGGTTCACGAAGGCACTCCCGGCTGGCGAGTGGGACCGAGACCTGACGGAGCAGGTCTACCACGGAGCCGCCGCCTTCGAGCGCTCGAAGGCGACGCGTGACCCGGCCGCGTTCGCCGCGGCCGCGAAGCTGCTGACGCTGCCGCGCGGCACAGTGCGGTTCGACCTGCCGCCCGGCGCCGCGGACGCGGTTCGGGCGCTGGTAAGGTAG
- a CDS encoding cytochrome c3 family protein, producing the protein MPRSPSRDRSDRFTGFRGYVRVPDAYARAKSVALLSAGVLLGLWLVVEAAHPRAGAFHTHGELANPHAAWDQDCAACHRSQGIGDFSLSNVLNARDRWHDLTCTKCHAGPPHHATVADTAFHDRCSNCHHDHAGRTTSLTDISDEHCVRCHQNLPAAHVAGQSGYEAVVTAFAGNHPEFRVLRDYPPGQNYTPRKLKFSHAVHMTPGLTNRMTTERVAQLGGPDAAKRYEGYNTAEGIALNCAACHQLDAQAPDHPGVPRAEGAYYLPIKFENHCQSCHPLAAPPGKAGTAVVDGFPVPHQSEGGSLAALLRGGYAANLLRASPAAAKAPLPGGRLDPAPAPKELTEFGAAVDSLTSTAQNQLHGGGATCGKCHYPTPGGASLPGVSKLPQHTVWFQHAKFNHVSHRGLTCAECHPGTGRPAAPIGSVNEVEPIAIRGVKSCQACHAPAGTPVVQDDGTTTFAAGVRHRCTDCHRYHNGDRPLHGLGSPRRDPQTPQTLADFLKGGK; encoded by the coding sequence ATGCCACGCTCGCCGAGCCGCGATCGGTCCGACCGCTTCACCGGGTTCCGCGGCTACGTCCGCGTGCCGGACGCCTACGCCCGCGCCAAGTCGGTGGCGCTGCTGTCGGCCGGCGTGCTGCTCGGGCTGTGGCTGGTGGTCGAGGCGGCCCACCCGCGGGCCGGGGCGTTCCACACGCACGGCGAGCTGGCCAACCCGCACGCCGCGTGGGACCAGGACTGCGCCGCGTGCCACCGCTCGCAGGGGATCGGCGACTTCAGCCTGTCGAACGTGCTGAACGCCCGCGACCGCTGGCACGACCTGACGTGTACGAAGTGCCACGCCGGCCCGCCGCACCACGCCACCGTGGCCGACACCGCGTTCCACGACCGCTGCTCGAACTGCCACCACGACCACGCCGGCCGCACGACTTCGCTCACGGACATCTCGGACGAGCACTGCGTGCGCTGCCACCAAAACCTACCGGCGGCGCACGTCGCGGGGCAGAGCGGCTACGAGGCCGTCGTCACCGCCTTCGCGGGGAACCACCCCGAGTTCCGCGTGCTCCGGGACTACCCGCCCGGCCAGAACTACACGCCGCGGAAGTTGAAGTTCAGCCACGCCGTTCACATGACGCCGGGCCTGACGAACCGCATGACCACAGAGCGCGTCGCGCAGCTGGGCGGCCCCGACGCCGCGAAGCGCTACGAGGGGTACAACACGGCCGAGGGCATCGCCCTGAACTGCGCCGCCTGCCACCAGCTCGACGCCCAGGCGCCCGATCATCCCGGCGTGCCGCGGGCCGAGGGGGCGTATTACCTGCCGATCAAGTTCGAGAACCACTGCCAGTCGTGCCACCCGCTCGCGGCTCCGCCGGGAAAGGCGGGCACCGCCGTGGTGGACGGATTCCCCGTCCCGCACCAGTCGGAGGGCGGCAGCCTCGCGGCGCTCCTCCGCGGCGGGTACGCCGCGAACCTGCTCAGGGCGAGCCCGGCCGCCGCGAAAGCGCCACTGCCCGGCGGCCGTCTCGACCCCGCCCCCGCGCCGAAGGAACTGACCGAGTTCGGGGCCGCCGTGGATTCGCTCACCAGCACCGCGCAGAACCAACTGCACGGCGGCGGTGCGACGTGCGGTAAGTGCCACTACCCGACACCCGGCGGCGCCTCCTTGCCGGGGGTCTCGAAGTTGCCGCAGCACACCGTGTGGTTCCAGCACGCGAAGTTTAACCACGTCAGCCACCGCGGGCTGACGTGCGCCGAGTGCCACCCCGGCACCGGTCGCCCCGCCGCGCCGATCGGCAGCGTCAACGAGGTGGAGCCGATCGCCATCCGCGGGGTGAAGTCGTGCCAGGCGTGCCACGCCCCCGCCGGCACGCCGGTGGTGCAGGACGACGGCACGACGACGTTCGCGGCCGGGGTGCGGCACCGGTGCACCGACTGCCACCGCTACCACAACGGCGACCGCCCGCTGCACGGCCTCGGCAGCCCCCGCCGCGACCCGCAGACGCCCCAGACGCTTGCCGACTTCCTCAAGGGCGGGAAGTAG
- a CDS encoding NADH-ubiquinone oxidoreductase-F iron-sulfur binding region domain-containing protein, whose amino-acid sequence MHRTAAMMIVKRLREIQNRYGFLPDRELAQLARLVGVPMYRIEEVASFFPAFRQERDKPAVLEVRVCRDVTCAHKGAGNLLNSKTGLLTLCNDDAIAADLAKNAPGWAEEARKAPGGKRIELPTPSPDRCKLVVEGVSCLGRCDRAPAVWVERNPMPADEHHHAWVFARKAGEKADAFRQRMEATIRAIAAGGHVEPDTDSTYEPGTNVEYGMPALPPDPRARSLAEFELPDELPSAKWEIDCYATQNHPRDYRGVKEVANWLAERPETARQLKDGEQPVPLPPDGLGGDKLKDWVKANHPFLAELAASNLLGMGGAGEPAYDKWSQLLLARGKGPDKYIVCNGDESEPGTFKDRELLLRTPHLIVEGLILAGLLTGATAGYIYIRHEYHEQIHAIDTEIKRAERLGACGPDVFGSGISFRAEVFESPGGYICGEQSALIEAMEDKRGQPRQRPPELQTNGLWDQPTVVNNVETLGWVPYIITRKGKSYAGAGYKVPGTEAAFGGRRLFSISGDVKRPGVYEVPVGIPLGEVFDDPKYCGGVPNGLFAVAPSGPSSGIVPAAIPIAPVPDAAGYDAWLAKVLGSFRSPAEKAAMERIAKNHLPPGATTLDIRQLPMDLNFFRGVNGALRLKVGIALGAAIVVYATGTDALSQAVNYTRFFRNESCGKCVPCRLGSQKLYQIGLDLIRQRAAGQAFSTSDLKGVGEDVKTLTEAMAQTSICGLGQIAPVPMASALEYFLLPAAQAAKGS is encoded by the coding sequence ATGCACCGGACCGCCGCCATGATGATCGTGAAGCGACTCCGCGAGATCCAGAACCGGTACGGCTTCCTGCCGGACCGCGAACTGGCCCAGCTCGCGCGCCTCGTCGGCGTGCCGATGTACCGCATCGAGGAGGTCGCCAGCTTCTTCCCCGCGTTCCGCCAGGAGCGCGACAAGCCGGCCGTCCTCGAAGTCCGCGTCTGCCGCGACGTGACCTGCGCCCACAAGGGCGCCGGCAACCTCCTCAACAGTAAGACCGGCCTCCTGACGCTGTGCAACGACGACGCCATCGCGGCGGACCTGGCAAAGAACGCCCCCGGCTGGGCGGAGGAAGCCCGTAAGGCACCCGGCGGCAAGCGCATCGAGCTGCCGACGCCGTCGCCCGACCGCTGCAAACTGGTCGTCGAAGGGGTGTCGTGCCTCGGCCGCTGCGACCGCGCTCCGGCCGTGTGGGTCGAGCGCAACCCGATGCCGGCCGACGAGCACCACCACGCGTGGGTGTTCGCCCGCAAGGCCGGCGAGAAGGCCGACGCCTTCCGCCAGCGGATGGAAGCCACCATCCGCGCCATCGCCGCCGGCGGGCACGTCGAGCCGGACACCGATTCGACATACGAGCCCGGCACGAACGTCGAGTACGGGATGCCGGCGCTGCCGCCCGACCCGCGGGCGCGGTCGCTGGCCGAGTTCGAACTTCCGGACGAGCTGCCGAGCGCGAAGTGGGAGATCGACTGTTACGCCACCCAGAACCACCCGCGCGACTACCGCGGGGTCAAGGAAGTGGCGAACTGGCTGGCCGAGCGCCCGGAGACGGCCCGCCAGTTGAAGGACGGCGAGCAGCCGGTGCCGCTCCCGCCCGACGGCCTCGGCGGCGACAAGCTCAAAGACTGGGTGAAGGCCAACCACCCGTTCCTGGCCGAGCTCGCGGCGTCGAACCTGCTCGGCATGGGTGGCGCCGGCGAGCCGGCCTACGACAAGTGGTCGCAGCTGCTCCTCGCTCGCGGCAAGGGGCCGGACAAGTACATCGTTTGTAACGGGGACGAAAGCGAGCCCGGCACCTTCAAGGACCGCGAACTGCTTCTGCGGACGCCGCACCTCATCGTCGAAGGGCTGATCCTCGCCGGGCTGCTGACGGGGGCGACGGCCGGGTACATCTACATTCGCCACGAGTACCACGAACAGATTCACGCGATCGACACCGAGATCAAGCGCGCGGAGCGGCTCGGCGCGTGCGGGCCGGACGTGTTCGGCAGCGGCATCAGCTTCCGCGCCGAGGTGTTCGAGAGCCCCGGCGGCTACATCTGTGGCGAGCAGAGCGCCCTGATCGAGGCGATGGAAGACAAGCGCGGCCAGCCGCGCCAGCGGCCGCCCGAACTGCAAACCAATGGTCTGTGGGACCAGCCGACGGTCGTGAACAACGTCGAGACGCTGGGGTGGGTCCCGTACATCATTACCCGCAAGGGCAAGTCCTACGCCGGCGCCGGGTACAAGGTGCCGGGCACGGAGGCGGCGTTCGGCGGCCGGCGGCTGTTCTCGATCAGCGGTGACGTGAAGCGGCCGGGCGTGTACGAGGTGCCGGTCGGCATCCCGCTCGGCGAGGTGTTCGACGACCCGAAGTACTGCGGCGGCGTGCCGAACGGCCTGTTCGCGGTCGCCCCGTCGGGGCCGTCGAGCGGTATCGTGCCTGCTGCGATTCCCATCGCCCCCGTACCCGACGCGGCCGGTTATGACGCGTGGCTGGCGAAGGTGCTCGGCAGCTTCCGGAGCCCGGCCGAGAAGGCGGCGATGGAGCGGATCGCCAAGAATCACCTGCCGCCCGGCGCGACGACTCTCGACATCCGCCAGCTGCCGATGGATTTGAACTTCTTCCGCGGCGTGAACGGGGCGTTGCGCTTGAAGGTGGGCATCGCGCTGGGGGCGGCCATCGTCGTGTACGCCACCGGCACGGACGCGCTGTCGCAGGCGGTGAACTACACGCGGTTCTTCCGCAACGAGTCGTGCGGGAAGTGCGTGCCGTGTCGGCTCGGGTCGCAGAAGCTGTACCAGATCGGCCTCGACCTGATCCGCCAGCGCGCCGCCGGTCAGGCGTTCAGCACGTCGGACCTGAAGGGCGTCGGCGAGGACGTGAAGACGCTGACCGAGGCGATGGCGCAGACCAGCATCTGCGGGCTGGGCCAGATCGCCCCGGTACCGATGGCGTCGGCGCTGGAGTACTTCCTGCTGCCGGCGGCGCAGGCCGCGAAGGGGTCGTGA